The Terriglobia bacterium region GCCTTTGATCGCTTCCACCGCTACCTTGGCCTTGAGTGTCCCATCATACCGCTTCCGCTCTCTTTTCATCGCTCGCTCCTCCGAGGCGGCAGCGATTTTACACCTTAATCACCTGTCCAGTTTTTGGGGTACACCATACTACGACGACTGTGTCCATTGATTTCAAGTGCCCTATTTGCGGCAACAAGGGCAAGGCACTAGCGATAATGTCCAGTAACAATTTTGGCGGGCTCGATCGCGACCTGCTTCAGCGGCCCGTTGGTGATCATCCGCTGTCAATTGTTCCGATCGTTTGTACAAAATGCTATTTTGCCGGGACCGAACAGGACTTCAAGAAGCCTGGTCAAATCGACCCGGCGCTTAAGAAGCAGATCCTTGCGGGGAAAAAGCTCGTCCCGGCTATTCCCATCAAACGGGGCATGACATCTAACCAGGTGCCCCCATGGGTTAAGTGGGATCTCATCTGTCAACTGCACCAACTTAAACATGGAGATGATGAGCGGCTTGGCGACCTCGAATTAGCGGCGGCATGGAGCGTTCGGGTTTCGCGAAGGTATTATGAACTACTCGGCGATGATCTTATGAAGTCGTTGCAGGAATGGGGTGCTAAGGAAGTCAAAGTCCCCCCATCGGTAGAAAACGGCAACCGCGCAGACTTAGAAATCAAGGAAGCTCATCGTCTTCTCGGCTCAATTGACAGTGCCGACGCGACGTCGGCGCCCCTCGTCGGCTTGACCGCTCTCATTCTTTTTTGCGACCACGGCGAAAACCTTGACGCAGAAAACGTCTTACAACGGTTGCGTCCCCTTTTATCCGTTCAACTTTTTGCAAAGCTGGATACTTTCGTTCGGGAGTCAACCGCTATTGAGACAAGATTCCAAGAACGTGCGATTGAGTGCTACGAACGAATTCTGGGAAACGAAACTGATGAGGGGAAACGAGCAGTGCACCTATACCTGCTGGGTGAATTGTATCGTCGGACGCGGAAATGGGATGTAGCCATCGCTTATTTTGACAGGGCTCTAAAAACTAAGGCTCTCAACACTTTGCTTACCGGTTGGGCCGACCAACAGAAAGAACTCACTCTCCGGCAATCGACGGCTGCAGGCAAATAGCGTGTCAGCGTGTTCAGTCTCTTGGTTAGTGTTGCGAATTCGAGTGATATAGATATCTGCCTTCTCGGGGTCGCCGGATTTTGCGATCCGTTTTGCCGCACCCTGATCCGAAACATGATTTGTTCAGATTTGAGACCACGAGGATCGCGTTTCCAATTTCGCCAAAATGTGAGTTGGGGACGATAATGGCTGTTTTAAAGAACCGTTTGCGTATGCGTGCCTTAGCGCAAAATGCTGAATATTTAAGGACTTAGAAGCCTGTCTATCGCATGCCGGGCGGTAAGTCGTTAGCGTTCATCGGAAATGCCTCGGCGCAGAAAACGATGGGATACGAGCAAAGAGAAGTTGCCGAGGCATTTCCGATGAACGCTAACGACTATACGCTCTTCATCAAATCTAAAACGGAGAACTGTCTGATAGGTGCCGGTACGGTGATCACGGGGATTGTGCGCAAGACGCGCGGTCCCAGGTGATTCGACGAGGGAAAGTGATGACTGTCCCTTCGTCTCATTCGTATCGCAAAGCCTGAAGCGGGTTGATGCGGGTGGCGCGCAGGGCAGGAATGCAGCAGGCCACAACTGACACGACAGCCCAGGACAATGACACGACGAGAACGGCAAAGACGTCAAACTCGTCGATTCCCAAAAAGAATGCTAGGAGCCCCCGGGACAGAAGCCTGCTCAATACCAGAGTACCGGCCAGTCCCACGATTTCGCCGATCAGCAGCATCGCAAGCCCCTGCTTCAGGATGAGCTTGAGCACATGGATCCGCTGAGCGCCGACGGCCATGCGGATGCCGATCTCATGCGTGCGCCGGGATACCGAATACGCGATAGTGCCATAGATCCCAATCGTAGCCAGAACAAATGCGAGACCACCGAAAAGCGTAATCAGGAACAGGGAGAATGTCCTAGGAGAATATAGGTGGGCCACGTATTGTTTCACAGTGATGATCTCACCAAAGGAAGCATCCTTATCGAATTCCTGAAGGGCGGTTCGCAGTTCTGTCATCAGGTTTTCAAGGTTCAGTTTCGAGCGCACCAACATCTCCTCAGAGACAGGCTGATTTTCAGCCTGGGCCTTTGGGACATACACGACGGCAGACGTAATCTCATCGCCGGATTTCCTCATATCACCGACCACGCCTACGATCTGAATCTGCCGTGAAATTCCTGCTTTACCGCGCGGCACCGTCGAGATCCGCCTCCCCACAGGATTCGCACCCGGCCAGAATTTCTGCGCAGCCGCCTGGTTGATAACGGCGATAGGAGGCGCATCGGCTGAGTCGGACGGCTGCAATAAGCGCCCGGAAATCAAGGGAACCCTGAGGGTTTGAAAATAGTCCTGGGTTGGCGCGGCTATAGAGATGGATTGCCTCCTCCCGTCTATCTCAAACCTCCCGATTACATTCCCGCGAAATGGACCCATAGCTATATGCTCCACGCCTGGAATCCTGCGGAACCGTTCGAGCACGGACTCGTAGAATCTGGCATAGGCAGCCCTTGAATTAGGCCCGCGATATTCGGCCTTATAGGCCGGCGGCCGAGGGTCCACCATAAGGACATTGGAGGGATCGTAGCCCAATCCTCCCCAAACCGACCGTGCATATGTGCGTATTGCAAGGCCGGCTACGACGAGCAGCATCAGAGCCAGGGCAATTTGTGCGCTCACGAGCCCCTTGCCGAGCCGGCCGCGGTTCCGGCCTCCGGGAACCAGGGCCCCCTCCGAGAGCGCCTCCGCCATGCGGCCTTCGGTGGCGCGCAAAGAAGGGATGATCGCGCACAAGAGCCCGATCAACAAGGCGGACAACAGAGTGAAACAAAACGTTCTCAGATCGAGCTCGATTTCGTTTACCGGCGGAAGAAACAACGGCGGGGCGGTTGAAGTAATGGCATTTTTCAAGAAGGTGGCAAGCAGCAGTCCGAAAGCTCCACCCAGCAGGCAGAGGAGAACGCATTCCGTTAGTAGCTGTCTTATCATGCGCCAGCGCGAGGCTCCGGACGCGGACCGGATGGCCATTTCCTTTCTGCGCACGGCGGCGCGCGACAGCAGCACCGCGGCGATGTTGGCTGCGGCAATCAGAAGCACCGATATGACCGCAAGGAAGAGGATCCACAGCGGCCGGCGCACGTTTTCAACCATCATCTCCTGGAGCGAGCGGATCAGGATGCTCGGGGGAATTGGACCAGCCAGCGCGTTGTTGGTTCGCCTGACGATCACATCCATTTCCGCTTGTGCTTGCTTCAACGTAGTGCCTTTGGCCATGCGCCCGACCCAAAGGACCGAGAATAGGTCGAGTGCCTCTGGATCAAGTGCGCGAGGCAACCAACAATCGCTGTTAGAGAACATCTCCTCAAATGGAGTCGAGCAGTACACTGCGCCCAATACCCCGACAACGGTATATGGGCGGCCGTCGATGGTGACGCTCTGGCCGATCAGGCTTTTGTCCCCGCCATACCGCCGCTTCCATAGTGCCTCGTTCAGCACGACTTCAGAGCCGGCGGAGCTAGCGGCAGCCGTTTCATCCAGTCCCCTTCCCAGTACAAGTTTGGCTCCGAACAGAGTGAAAAATCCGGGAGTCACTTCTGTCGCGTTTATTCGCTCGGGATAGCTCCTGCCGGCGAGAATCCCACTTCTGTCGGTCACGGCGACAATTGTGTCGATCGACTGACTTGCCTTTACGGAGTCCACGAACTCCGACGATGAAAACCTGCCTCTCGGCGTCAAGCGGACAAGCAGATCCGGGTTATCGAACGGGAGAGGTTTCAGCAGCACGCCGTCGACTATGCTGAACATCACGGCGGCCACGGCCAGAGCTGCGCCCAAGGTCAGCACCGCCAGCAGCGTAAATCCCGGACTGCGCTGCATCATCTGGGCGCTGAAGCGAAGATCGCGGCCGATGTCCTGGATCCAGCGTCCAGGCCGCACATCGCGGCAATCTTCCTTGATCTGTTCCAGGCCACCGAAATCGAGTCTGGCCTTGCGGCGGGCCTCCTCGGGAGTCATCCCCGATGCGATGTAGCTCTTAATCTGCTGTTCCAAGTGAAAGGACAATTCCTTGTCCAGCTGTTTTTCCACACCCCCCCTTCGAAAGAGAAACAAAAGACGGCGCATTGCGGCGCTCCTATTCGGCGGTCTGGAGGATCAGTTCAATGGCATCCGAAAGGCGATTCCAGTTCATCTTTTCCAGCTCGAGCTGCTTGCGGCCGGCTTTGGTGAGGGAATAATACTTCGCCTCTCGCCCCGTTTCGGAGTCGTGCCATTCCGCCTGGAGCCATCGTCGATTCTCGAGACGGTGCAACGCCGGATAAAGCGAGCCTTGCTGAACCTGAAGCACGTCCTGGGAGATCTGCTGAATTCTTTGTGAGATCGCGTACCCGTGAATCGGTCCGAGGGCGACGATCTTGAGAACCAGCATGTCCAAGGTCCCCTGCAGGAGATCCGATTTTTCTGAATTCATGATGGATACCTCGATAATCTACATCTATAAGCCGCAGATATGTAGAATGTCAAGGCTTATGTCCGCACATCTGGTGCGCGAAGGTCGCAGAGAAAGCAATGTATGCGGTAAGCGCGGTGCATTTGCCAGGTGCCCGACTGTCAGTGGACGAGCAGAGAGGAGCCTCCTAGCCTTGTGGCGGAGTCGGTCATCAAAATCGCCCGGTGTTGAGGTTCCTCCGGTCCGCGCGCGAAGGACCGCAGCAGCCCCTTGGCTTCGAGCCGACGGATTGTGCTGTAGATCGCGCCCAAACGACACGCGACGTCCGGCGCGCTCGCGATCTTATGGTTCACGCGGACGTAAAACGGATTTACCGGAAGCTACGTCCCTTACCCCCGACGTCCCCGTTCGACTCTTGGACCCTCTCTCCCTCTCTCACTCACGGTAAGTGTTCCCTCGGTTACTGTGGTGTCCATATGGTGTCCATAACAATGCAAAAACGCGGAAAAATGACAGAGAACATTGCAAAATGAAGCGAATGACTAATCCCAAGTAATAAAGGGGCTTAGCTAGTGTTTTCAAGCACTTGCTAAGCCCCCTTCGGACGAAGTGCAAAACCGATGCTCTGCCAGCTGAGCTGACCGCCCACAGCCCACTGATGCTATTTGACTTAAGCCAAGATTACAACCCCCAAATTTGGCCGATTTTGGCCCCGTATCTAACACCCCTCTAACAACTCTTCCAAATCGGTCCGGTTTCCTTGCTGGGTAGTGGCACAGTTTCACTTCTCTTCCAAAAAGGCAATGCGATCCTGTAAGACTCTTTCATTCTCGACTTCATGCCGGTTTATCCCGGCGCTCTGGGTGTCCAAGTCTTTCCTTTCAAATTCTCGGCGGAGCGGGGCGAGAATTTCGCGGATAGGCCGGTTGCTGTCGGGCGGCCGACTGGGCGCTGGCCAGCCGCTTCAGGCGCCGTTGAGCAAGTTCGAAGCTGGAGTTTGGTGAGCGCTCCCCGGCTTTTTTCCCTTGGATTTTTCGAAACGCGGTCGCAGCCACCTCCTTTTCTCCGTACTGTTCGGCGATGAGGCCGTACAGGAGCCAGATGCTCGAGTCCGGCTCCTCGAGGCCGCGCATGCCGAGGATCTGCAGCATGAGGGATCGGGCTTCGCCCGCCCGCCTGGACACTGCCAGGACTGCGGCCAGCGTTAGGAGGATAGAGGGATCGTTATTCTGGCTCAGGCTGGCGGCCTTCTGGGCGTGTGCCGCGGCCTCCGCAGGCAGCGTTTCGAGGAAGAGTTCATCCCAGGCGAGGTTGTTCCAATCGCCTGCGCCGGCGCGGCTCAGCGCGGCCAGGTGCTGCAGGCCGCCGACGGCCTTGTCGAACCGATCCTGCCACTCGGCCATTTCGGCCTCCGAACGCATTGCAATCGGGTCATCCGGCAGGATCTTGAGGCGCGCCGCGATGGTGGCGGCCGCCTCGTCCCAGCGCTTCAGCTGCACCTGCGCGCGCACCGTCATGAGGAAAGCCGTCGCGGATTTCGGAGCCGAGCGCAGGAGGCCGGACGTCGTCCGGA contains the following coding sequences:
- a CDS encoding ADOP family duplicated permease; amino-acid sequence: MRRLLFLFRRGGVEKQLDKELSFHLEQQIKSYIASGMTPEEARRKARLDFGGLEQIKEDCRDVRPGRWIQDIGRDLRFSAQMMQRSPGFTLLAVLTLGAALAVAAVMFSIVDGVLLKPLPFDNPDLLVRLTPRGRFSSSEFVDSVKASQSIDTIVAVTDRSGILAGRSYPERINATEVTPGFFTLFGAKLVLGRGLDETAAASSAGSEVVLNEALWKRRYGGDKSLIGQSVTIDGRPYTVVGVLGAVYCSTPFEEMFSNSDCWLPRALDPEALDLFSVLWVGRMAKGTTLKQAQAEMDVIVRRTNNALAGPIPPSILIRSLQEMMVENVRRPLWILFLAVISVLLIAAANIAAVLLSRAAVRRKEMAIRSASGASRWRMIRQLLTECVLLCLLGGAFGLLLATFLKNAITSTAPPLFLPPVNEIELDLRTFCFTLLSALLIGLLCAIIPSLRATEGRMAEALSEGALVPGGRNRGRLGKGLVSAQIALALMLLVVAGLAIRTYARSVWGGLGYDPSNVLMVDPRPPAYKAEYRGPNSRAAYARFYESVLERFRRIPGVEHIAMGPFRGNVIGRFEIDGRRQSISIAAPTQDYFQTLRVPLISGRLLQPSDSADAPPIAVINQAAAQKFWPGANPVGRRISTVPRGKAGISRQIQIVGVVGDMRKSGDEITSAVVYVPKAQAENQPVSEEMLVRSKLNLENLMTELRTALQEFDKDASFGEIITVKQYVAHLYSPRTFSLFLITLFGGLAFVLATIGIYGTIAYSVSRRTHEIGIRMAVGAQRIHVLKLILKQGLAMLLIGEIVGLAGTLVLSRLLSRGLLAFFLGIDEFDVFAVLVVSLSWAVVSVVACCIPALRATRINPLQALRYE
- a CDS encoding PadR family transcriptional regulator, which encodes MNSEKSDLLQGTLDMLVLKIVALGPIHGYAISQRIQQISQDVLQVQQGSLYPALHRLENRRWLQAEWHDSETGREAKYYSLTKAGRKQLELEKMNWNRLSDAIELILQTAE